The Arachis ipaensis cultivar K30076 chromosome B07, Araip1.1, whole genome shotgun sequence genome includes a window with the following:
- the LOC107605931 gene encoding rust resistance kinase Lr10-like encodes MDSYLILVSTFLLSCFGVVHVGSNSDTTCPDFLCGNQEIRFPFRIKGRQSQSCGYPGFDLVCSGTSDDEKLFLELPESVTFNVKHIDYIKQTIELTPPSSCLPKQLHNLSNISVLVFPFQRMLVEEGDDYHFFNCSPVAMDTYINNDIMIPCLSSSTSQVYAISSWNSIHDLTTLFPCTKMFNISSLPDALVPALKDTLVLFWSEPSCQQCESEGKRCSWNNSTKNQLDCLANVIHRDSSTALVTTIGSVLGSFLLVLLTGAIYYIYDSCIMQKEKQAIIEKFLEDYRAQKPTRYSYTEIKRITNNFGYKLGEGAYGTVFKGSISKEFPIAVKMLNNSQGNGEEFVNEVGIIGRIHHVNIVRLVGFCADGFRRALVYEFLPNSSLQKFINLPDNKQNFLGWKKLQEIALGVAKGIEYLHQGCDQRILHFDIKPQNVLLDHNFTPKICDFGLAKLCSKDQSVVSMTAARGTLGYIAPEVFSRNFGNVSYKSDVYSYGMMLLETIGGKKITEDIEENSSHVYYPEWMHSILEETDEIRIHIEDEEDAKIAKKLATVGLWCIQWHAVDRPSMQTVLQMLEGDQDTLPKPPNPFASTGPSRKYAKISVPARQITQDLEVIQELD; translated from the exons ATGGATAGTTATTTGATCTTAGTCTCCACtttcctcctttcttgctttggTGTAGTTCATGTTGGCTCTAATAGTGATACTACCTGTCCGGATTTCTTGTGCGGAAATCAAGAAATTCGATTCCCTTTTAGAATCAAAGGCCGTCAGTCACAAAGCTGTGGCTATCCGGGCTTTGATTTGGTTTGCTCAGGTACTAGTGATGATGAGAAACTGTTTCTTGAGCTCCCTGAATCAGTGACCTTCAATGTCAAACACATTGACTATATAAAACAAACAATTGAATTAACCCCTCCATCTTCCTGCCTTCCAAAGCAGCTCCATAACCTCAGTAATATCTCTGTCTTAGTTTTCCCTTTCCAGCGCATGCTAGTTGAGGAGGGTGATGACTATCACTTCTTCAACTGTTCACCAGTGGCAATGGACACATATATAAACAATGACATCATGATTCCATGCCTAAGCAGCTCAACCAGTCAAGTATATGCCATTTCATCTTGGAATTCTATCCATGACCTGACAACCCTGTTTCCTTGCACCAAAATGTTCAATATTTCATCCCTCCCAGATGCACTTGTTCCAGCTCTGAAAGATACTCTTGTTTTGTTTTGGTCTGAACCAAGCTGTCAACAATGTGAATCGGAGGGCAAAAGGTGCAGCTGGAACAACAGCACCAAGAATCAACTTGATTGTCTTGCTAATGTCATCCACAGGG ATTCATCAACAGCTCTAGTAACCACAATAG GATCAGTACTTGGATCGTTTTTGCTTGTCCTACTGACCGGAGCGATTTATTACATCTATGACTCTTGCATAATGCAAAAGGAAAAACAAGCAATTATTGAAAAATTTCTTGAAGATTACAGGGCTCAAAAACCAACCAGATATTCTTACACTGAAATCAAGAGAATCACCAACAACTTTGGGTACAAGTTAGGAGAGGGCGCCTATGGAACTGTCTTCAAAGGAAGCATCTCAAAAGAATTTCCTATTGCGGTGAAAATGCTGAATAATTCCCAGGGAAATGGGGAGGAGTTTGTCAATGAAGTTGGTATAATTGGTAGAATCCACCATGTCAATATTGTCCGGTTGGTTGGTTTCTGTGCTGATGGGTTCAGAAGAGCTCTTGTCTATGAATTCTTGCCGAATTCTTCGCTGCAGAAGTTCATAAATTTGCCCGACAACAAGCAAAACTTTTTGGGCTGGAAGAAGTTGCAAGAGATTGCTCTAGGTGTAGCTAAAGGAATTGAGTATCTTCACCAAGGTTGTGATCAACGCATTCTCCATTTTGATATCAAACCTCAAAATGTGTTGCTAGATCACAACTTTACTCCAAAAATTTGTGATTTCGGTCTAGCTAAATTATGCTCCAAGGATCAAAGTGTAGTGTCAATGACAGCAGCTAGAGGAACTTTGGGGTACATTGCGCCCGAAGTTTTCTCAAGGAACTTTGGAAATGTATCTTACAAGTCTGATGTTTACAGTTATGGAATGATGCTGCTAGAAACAATTGGAGGAAAGAAGATCACAGAGGATATAGAAGAAAACAGTAGCCATGTTTACTATCCAGAATGGATGCATAGTATTTTAGAAGAGACTGATGAAATCAGAATTCAtattgaagatgaagaagatgctAAAATTGCTAAGAAACTAGCAACAGTGGGACTTTGGTGCATCCAATGGCATGCAGTGGATCGACCATCAATGCAGACAGTGCTTCAAATGTTGGAGGGAGACCAAGACACATTACCAAAACCTCCTAATCCTTTTGCTTCCACAGGGCCTTCAAGAAAATATGCTAAAATTAGTGTGCCTGCAAGACAAATTACCCAAGATTTAGAAGTGATCCAAGAGTTAGATTAA
- the LOC107607710 gene encoding rust resistance kinase Lr10-like, whose translation MTKEMSSVVVLLLSCLCLFITTLYTISLGVARGIEYLHNGCDMKILHFDIKPHNILLDENFNPKVSDFGLARLSPTDKSIVSLTAARGTIGYMAPELFYRNVGAISYKADVYSFGMLLMEMASRRKNLNAQTENSSQIYFPFWVYDELQDGREITIENDTDEEMKLAKRMMIVALWCIQTRPNDRPSMKRVVEMLEQDDDLEMPPKPYFYPLDALTEENVEDTTTHNSSKLSFGDISSVSDSKE comes from the coding sequence ATGACCAAAGAAATGTCATCCGTTGTTGTGTTGTTGTTATCGTGCCTGTGCTTGTTCATCACCACGCTCTACACCATTTCCCTTGGAGTAGCACGTGGAATTGAATACTTGCATAATGGGTGTGACATGAAAATTCTGCACTTTGACATCAAGCCTCACAATATTCTTTTGGATGAGAACTTCAACCCAAAAGTCTCTGATTTTGGACTTGCAAGGCTATCTCCCACTGATAAAAGCATTGTGTCTCTGACTGCAGCAAGAGGAACCATAGGGTACATGGCTCCTGAGCTTTTCTACAGAAATGTTGGCGCAATCTCATACAAAGCCGATGTCTATAGCTTTGGGATGTTGTTAATGGAGATGGCTAGTAGAAGGAAGAATTTGAATGCACAGACTGAAAATTCCAGCCAAATATATTTTCCCTTCTGGGTTTATGATGAATTGCAGGATGGAAgggaaataacaatagaaaatgacACAGATGAAGAGATGAAGTTGGCAAAAAGAATGATGATTGTGGCATTGTGGTGTATACAAACAAGGCCTAATGATCGACCTTCAATGAAGAGAGTTGTGGAGATGCTAGAACAAGATGATGACTTAGAAATGCCTCCAAAACCGTACTTCTACCCACTTGATGCACTCACAGAAGAGAATGTTGAAGATACTACAACTCATAACAGTTCAAAGTTATCCTTTGGTGACATCTCTTCAGTTAGTGATTCAAAGGAATAG